One Falco naumanni isolate bFalNau1 chromosome 15, bFalNau1.pat, whole genome shotgun sequence DNA segment encodes these proteins:
- the NAE1 gene encoding NEDD8-activating enzyme E1 regulatory subunit isoform X2: MGIRFLEKMLEISSFFLQKSHIGQNRAQSATELLQELNNDVSGNFVEESAEELLDNDPSFFSRFNLVVATQLPESTLLRLAELLWNFNVPLLICRTYGLVGYMRVIIKEHTVIESHPDNTLEDLRLDKPFPELREHIQSYDLDHMDKKDHSHTPWIVIVAKYLTKWFNEKSEQLPKTYKEKEAFRQLIRQGILKNENGTPEDEENFEEAIKNVNTALNTTEIPRCIEKIFNDDCCIKLTEQSPSFWILARAVKEFVANEGQGSLPVRGTIPDMIADSSRFIKLQNVYREKAKKDIAAVGNHAAKLLQSLGKAPESISERELKLLCSNSAFLRVVRCRSLSEEYGLNTFNKDEIISRMDNPDSEVVLYLMLRAVDRFYKQHGRYPGVYNYQVEDDIGKLKSCLTGFLQEHGLSVVVKDDYVHEFCRYGAAEPHAIAAFMGGAAAQEVIKVITGQFVIFNNTYIYSGMSQTSATFQL, translated from the exons ATGGGCATCAGGTTTCTGGAGAAGATGTTGGAAATAAGTAG tttctttctacAAAAAAGCCATATTGGTCAG AATCGTGCCCAGAGTGCCACTGAGCTCTTGCAAGAATTGAACAATGATGTTTCTGGAAACTTTGTTgaagag AGTGCAGAAGAACTTCTGGACAATGACCCTTCCTTTTTCAGTCGGTTTAACTTAGTGGTTGCAACACAACTACCAGAAAG TACGTTGCTGCGTTTGGCTGAACTTCTCTGGAATTTTAATGTTCCTCTGCTCATCTGCAGGACTTATGGACTGGTTGGTTATATGAGAGTCATTATTAAAGAACATACAG TTATTGAATCTCATCCTGACAATACGTTAGAAGATCTGAGACTGGACAAACCATTTCCAGAATTAAGGGAACACATTCAGTCTTATGACTTGGATCATATGGACAAGAAG GACCATAGTCACACTCCATGGATTGTGATTGTAGCCAAGTATCTAACAAAATGGTTCAACGAG aaaagtgAGCAGTTGCCTAagacttacaaagaaaaagaagccttCAGACAGCTGATACGGCAAG GTAtcttaaagaatgaaaatgggACCCCAGAAGATGAGGAAAACTTTGAAGAAGCTATAAAGAATGTGAACACAGCATTAAATACAACAGag attcCGAGATGtattgaaaagatttttaatgatGATTGCTGCATAAAACTCACAGAGCAG TCACCCTCTTTCTGGATTTTGGCTCGAGCTGTAAAGGAATTTGTGGCAAACGAGGGGCAAGGAAGCCTGCCTGTCCGGGGCACTATTCCTGATATGATAGCAGACTCCAGTAGATTTATCAAATTGCAAAATGT ATACcgtgaaaaagcaaagaaggatATTGCTGCTGTTGGTAACCATGCTGCTAAATTGTTACAATCCCTAGGCAAG GCACCTGAGTCTATTTCAGAGAGAGAATTAAAATTGCTTT GCAGCAACTCAGCTTTTCTCAGAGTAGTACGATGTAGATCTCTATCTGAAGAATATGGTTTAAACACCTTTAACAAGGATGAAATCA TTTCTCGTATGGATAACCCAGACAGTGAAGTAGTGCTGTACTTGATGCTACGGGCTGTAGATAGATTTTACAAGCAGCATGGTAGATATCCAG GTGTCTACAACTATCAGGTAGAAGATGATATTGGAAAACTAAAATCATGCCTTACTGGTTTCTTACAAGAACATGGGTTGTCTGTAGTGGTGAAAGATGACTATGTTCATGAGTT TTGTCGCTATGGAGCTGCTGAGCCACATGCTATTGCTGCCTTCATGGGAG gagcAGCTGCACAGGAGGTTATAAAAGTCATTACAGGGcagtttgtaatttttaataacaCCTACATTTACAGTGGGATGTCACAGACATCAGCAACTTTCCAGCTTTAG
- the NAE1 gene encoding NEDD8-activating enzyme E1 regulatory subunit isoform X1 gives MAQAGRASLKEQRYDRQLRLWGDHGQEALESAHVCVINATATGTEILKNLVLPGIGSFTIVDGHQVSGEDVGNNFFLQKSHIGQNRAQSATELLQELNNDVSGNFVEESAEELLDNDPSFFSRFNLVVATQLPESTLLRLAELLWNFNVPLLICRTYGLVGYMRVIIKEHTVIESHPDNTLEDLRLDKPFPELREHIQSYDLDHMDKKDHSHTPWIVIVAKYLTKWFNEKSEQLPKTYKEKEAFRQLIRQGILKNENGTPEDEENFEEAIKNVNTALNTTEIPRCIEKIFNDDCCIKLTEQSPSFWILARAVKEFVANEGQGSLPVRGTIPDMIADSSRFIKLQNVYREKAKKDIAAVGNHAAKLLQSLGKAPESISERELKLLCSNSAFLRVVRCRSLSEEYGLNTFNKDEIISRMDNPDSEVVLYLMLRAVDRFYKQHGRYPGVYNYQVEDDIGKLKSCLTGFLQEHGLSVVVKDDYVHEFCRYGAAEPHAIAAFMGGAAAQEVIKVITGQFVIFNNTYIYSGMSQTSATFQL, from the exons ATGGCGCAGGCGGGCAGGGCCAGCCTCAAGGAGCAGCGATACGACCGGCAGCTGAG ATTGTGGGGTGACCACGGACAAGAAGCGTTAGAATCTGCCCATGTTTGTGTGATAAATGCAACAGCAACAGGAACTGAAATACTCAAAAACTTAGTGCTACCAG gtatTGGTTCATTTACAATTGTCGATGGGCATCAGGTTTCTGGAGAAGATGTTGGAAATAA tttctttctacAAAAAAGCCATATTGGTCAG AATCGTGCCCAGAGTGCCACTGAGCTCTTGCAAGAATTGAACAATGATGTTTCTGGAAACTTTGTTgaagag AGTGCAGAAGAACTTCTGGACAATGACCCTTCCTTTTTCAGTCGGTTTAACTTAGTGGTTGCAACACAACTACCAGAAAG TACGTTGCTGCGTTTGGCTGAACTTCTCTGGAATTTTAATGTTCCTCTGCTCATCTGCAGGACTTATGGACTGGTTGGTTATATGAGAGTCATTATTAAAGAACATACAG TTATTGAATCTCATCCTGACAATACGTTAGAAGATCTGAGACTGGACAAACCATTTCCAGAATTAAGGGAACACATTCAGTCTTATGACTTGGATCATATGGACAAGAAG GACCATAGTCACACTCCATGGATTGTGATTGTAGCCAAGTATCTAACAAAATGGTTCAACGAG aaaagtgAGCAGTTGCCTAagacttacaaagaaaaagaagccttCAGACAGCTGATACGGCAAG GTAtcttaaagaatgaaaatgggACCCCAGAAGATGAGGAAAACTTTGAAGAAGCTATAAAGAATGTGAACACAGCATTAAATACAACAGag attcCGAGATGtattgaaaagatttttaatgatGATTGCTGCATAAAACTCACAGAGCAG TCACCCTCTTTCTGGATTTTGGCTCGAGCTGTAAAGGAATTTGTGGCAAACGAGGGGCAAGGAAGCCTGCCTGTCCGGGGCACTATTCCTGATATGATAGCAGACTCCAGTAGATTTATCAAATTGCAAAATGT ATACcgtgaaaaagcaaagaaggatATTGCTGCTGTTGGTAACCATGCTGCTAAATTGTTACAATCCCTAGGCAAG GCACCTGAGTCTATTTCAGAGAGAGAATTAAAATTGCTTT GCAGCAACTCAGCTTTTCTCAGAGTAGTACGATGTAGATCTCTATCTGAAGAATATGGTTTAAACACCTTTAACAAGGATGAAATCA TTTCTCGTATGGATAACCCAGACAGTGAAGTAGTGCTGTACTTGATGCTACGGGCTGTAGATAGATTTTACAAGCAGCATGGTAGATATCCAG GTGTCTACAACTATCAGGTAGAAGATGATATTGGAAAACTAAAATCATGCCTTACTGGTTTCTTACAAGAACATGGGTTGTCTGTAGTGGTGAAAGATGACTATGTTCATGAGTT TTGTCGCTATGGAGCTGCTGAGCCACATGCTATTGCTGCCTTCATGGGAG gagcAGCTGCACAGGAGGTTATAAAAGTCATTACAGGGcagtttgtaatttttaataacaCCTACATTTACAGTGGGATGTCACAGACATCAGCAACTTTCCAGCTTTAG